A genomic segment from Orientia tsutsugamushi str. Boryong encodes:
- a CDS encoding sensor histidine kinase gives MNIEAKVRDKGLDSDSEITKVLTDTSMLVDNLRDHLNDIIFLFRKNIESTNVELAEFSLRTMLNGTIAAIRVIAEDEKIELRKKLGNDIYDIITGDSFRIRAVLTQLVGSAIIHSTNSKVRVSIDFLPPQNEQSNSKDRILQFVVHSVGDGISKNKLQEMNSELKNPHLIKHQALDSGLAFIKHLTYEMKGSIKIDSKEGHYTKFLVSIPIQTSNLNS, from the coding sequence TTGAATATAGAGGCAAAGGTACGAGACAAGGGGTTAGATTCAGATTCTGAAATAACAAAGGTACTAACAGATACATCAATGTTAGTGGATAATTTGAGAGATCATCTGAATGATATAATTTTTTTATTTAGAAAAAACATAGAATCAACAAATGTAGAACTAGCAGAATTTAGCCTACGAACAATGCTAAATGGTACTATTGCAGCAATCAGAGTAATTGCTGAAGATGAAAAGATAGAGCTAAGGAAAAAATTAGGAAATGACATATACGATATTATTACTGGAGATAGTTTTCGAATAAGAGCTGTACTAACTCAGTTAGTTGGGAGTGCTATTATCCATAGTACAAATAGCAAAGTTAGAGTTAGCATTGATTTTTTGCCTCCTCAAAATGAACAATCGAATTCAAAAGATAGAATATTGCAATTTGTAGTGCATAGCGTAGGAGATGGCATTTCAAAAAACAAATTACAAGAGATGAACTCTGAATTAAAAAATCCACACTTAATTAAGCATCAAGCATTAGATTCAGGGTTAGCATTTATCAAACATCTTACATATGAAATGAAAGGAAGCATTAAGATAGACAGTAAAGAAGGACATTATACAAAGTTTTTAGTCAGCATTCCGATACAAACTAGTAATTTAAATTCGTAA